A region of Asticcacaulis excentricus DNA encodes the following proteins:
- the rpmA gene encoding 50S ribosomal protein L27 has translation MAHKKSGGSSRNGRDSESKRLGVKRFGGESVLAGNIIVRQRGTKFFPGDNVGLGRDHTLFATANGNVKFTTKRDNRCYVSIVPLAEAAE, from the coding sequence ATGGCTCACAAAAAGTCCGGCGGCTCGTCGCGTAACGGCCGCGATTCAGAATCGAAGCGCCTTGGCGTAAAGCGTTTTGGCGGTGAAAGCGTCCTCGCGGGCAACATCATCGTCCGTCAGCGCGGCACCAAGTTCTTCCCCGGTGACAATGTCGGCCTTGGCCGCGACCACACCCTGTTCGCCACCGCGAACGGCAATGTGAAGTTCACCACCAAGCGTGACAACCGTTGTTACGTGTCGATCGTGCCGCTCGCCGAAGCGGCCGAATAA
- a CDS encoding GNAT family N-acetyltransferase — MIIRTPEAHGFTGSHPAVAGLKREDLRAGRSGYAVQTKRLYLSPLCLDDVDDVKAIFGHQSVARMTHAIAHPFREADARAYVEKARHNSSPRLPVFGIRDADETLIGVVGLERTTCGQPSGLHQFGPSVGICIAPEHQGQGFGVEALEGLIGYAERFGGHRVLHAAHFADNAASARMLARAGFLYTGRRTPETSLARQGPHEALHMIRLL; from the coding sequence ATGATCATCAGAACACCCGAAGCCCATGGATTCACTGGCTCTCATCCGGCTGTGGCTGGCCTCAAGCGCGAAGACCTGCGCGCCGGCCGCAGCGGTTACGCCGTGCAGACCAAGCGCCTTTATCTCAGCCCGCTGTGCCTGGATGATGTGGACGATGTAAAGGCGATCTTTGGCCATCAGTCGGTGGCGCGCATGACCCACGCCATCGCTCATCCGTTCCGTGAGGCCGATGCGCGGGCCTATGTCGAAAAGGCGCGGCACAATTCCTCGCCGCGGCTGCCGGTGTTTGGCATCCGTGACGCTGACGAAACCCTGATCGGGGTGGTCGGTCTTGAGCGCACGACCTGCGGGCAGCCGTCAGGCCTGCATCAGTTCGGCCCGTCCGTCGGCATCTGCATTGCCCCCGAACATCAGGGGCAGGGCTTCGGTGTCGAAGCCCTGGAAGGCCTGATCGGCTATGCCGAACGCTTTGGCGGTCACCGGGTGCTGCACGCCGCACACTTTGCCGACAATGCGGCCTCGGCGCGGATGCTGGCGCGGGCGGGTTTCCTGTACACGGGCCGCCGCACACCGGAAACCTCGCTGGCCCGTCAGGGCCCGCATGAGGCTCTGCACATGATCCGGCTGCTTTAA
- the obgE gene encoding GTPase ObgE codes for MKFLDQCKIFIRSGNGGAGSVSFRREKFIPNGGPDGGDGGKGGSVWVEAVEGLNTLIDYRYQQHFKASTGTHGMGRQMHGANAEDLVLRVPVGTQVFEEDHETLIVDLDTPGQKVMLLKGGNGGWGNTRFKGPVNQAPDFALPGQDGEEKWIWLRLKLIADAGLLGLPNAGKSTFLAASSAARPKIADYPFTTLTPNLGVIDLGAEERFVIADIPGLIEGASEGAGLGTRFLGHVERTKVLIHLVDGTQEDPVKAYKVIRNELAAYAEDLAKRPEIVAINKVDSLDAEARKDLSKKLKKASGQTPYLISGVTGEGVRDLLFAAHAKIVEGEKAEKAGDSPAPSTYDPWDR; via the coding sequence ATGAAATTCCTAGACCAGTGTAAAATCTTCATCCGCTCGGGCAATGGCGGCGCGGGCTCCGTGTCGTTCCGCCGCGAAAAGTTCATCCCGAACGGCGGGCCGGACGGCGGTGACGGCGGCAAGGGCGGCTCGGTGTGGGTTGAGGCGGTCGAAGGGCTGAACACCCTGATCGACTATCGCTATCAGCAGCATTTCAAGGCCAGCACCGGCACGCACGGCATGGGCCGTCAGATGCACGGCGCCAATGCCGAAGACCTCGTGCTGCGTGTGCCGGTCGGCACTCAGGTGTTTGAGGAAGATCACGAAACCCTGATCGTCGACCTCGACACGCCGGGGCAAAAGGTCATGCTGCTCAAAGGCGGCAATGGCGGCTGGGGCAATACGCGCTTCAAAGGCCCGGTCAATCAGGCCCCCGACTTCGCCCTGCCCGGTCAGGACGGCGAAGAAAAGTGGATATGGCTGCGGCTGAAACTGATCGCCGATGCCGGTCTTCTGGGCCTGCCCAATGCCGGGAAATCGACCTTCCTCGCGGCGTCTTCCGCTGCGCGCCCCAAAATCGCCGACTATCCCTTCACCACCCTGACCCCCAATCTGGGCGTCATTGATCTGGGGGCCGAAGAGCGTTTCGTGATTGCCGACATTCCCGGCCTGATCGAAGGCGCTTCGGAAGGGGCCGGGCTCGGCACGCGCTTTCTGGGCCACGTTGAGCGCACCAAGGTGCTTATCCATCTGGTCGATGGCACGCAGGAAGACCCGGTCAAGGCCTATAAGGTCATCCGTAACGAGCTGGCCGCCTATGCCGAAGACCTGGCCAAGCGCCCGGAAATCGTCGCCATCAACAAGGTGGACTCGCTCGATGCCGAGGCGCGCAAGGACCTCAGCAAGAAATTGAAGAAAGCGTCGGGCCAGACGCCCTACCTCATTTCCGGCGTTACTGGCGAAGGCGTGCGCGACCTGTTGTTTGCTGCCCATGCCAAAATCGTCGAAGGCGAGAAGGCCGAAAAGGCCGGCGACTCGCCCGCTCCTTCCACCTACGATCCGTGGGATAGATAA
- a CDS encoding nicotinate-nucleotide adenylyltransferase, protein MWFAGPAPLFHTLSHGALRPGFHLERGMKIGLFGGSFNPAHEGHAHVAETARMRLGLDRIIWLVSPQNPLKSKRDTAPLSERIAAIRPFVGPKDIISDFETRISATYTLDTLRALKARYPGVQFVWIMGGDSLASFHRWRGWVQIARMIPIAIVSRPGVLMKSRLSPTARRFAHYRRKEREGRILSGLPAPAWAYLKGPLHNISSTALRAQRKKAAEGETPPSL, encoded by the coding sequence ATGTGGTTCGCCGGTCCAGCCCCCCTCTTCCATACGCTGAGCCACGGTGCCTTGCGGCCGGGATTCCATCTCGAACGCGGCATGAAGATCGGCCTGTTCGGCGGGTCATTCAACCCTGCGCACGAAGGCCACGCCCATGTGGCCGAAACGGCGCGGATGCGTCTGGGGCTTGATCGCATCATCTGGCTCGTCTCACCGCAGAACCCGTTGAAATCGAAGCGCGATACGGCCCCTCTGAGCGAGCGCATCGCCGCCATCCGTCCCTTTGTCGGGCCCAAGGACATTATTTCGGATTTTGAAACCCGCATCAGCGCCACCTATACGCTCGATACCCTGCGCGCCCTGAAAGCCCGCTATCCGGGGGTACAGTTCGTGTGGATTATGGGCGGGGATTCGCTGGCCAGCTTCCACCGCTGGCGCGGCTGGGTGCAAATCGCGCGCATGATCCCCATTGCCATCGTCTCGCGCCCCGGCGTCCTGATGAAAAGCCGCCTGTCGCCCACGGCCCGCCGCTTTGCCCACTATCGGCGCAAAGAGCGCGAAGGCCGCATCCTCAGCGGGCTTCCGGCCCCGGCCTGGGCCTATCTCAAAGGGCCACTACACAATATCTCTTCGACGGCCCTGCGCGCGCAACGCAAGAAGGCCGCCGAGGGGGAAACCCCGCCCTCATTATAA
- the rsfS gene encoding ribosome silencing factor — translation MDQSTADFEETSLETLILNKLDDDKAQDIVCIDLRGKSSVADTLIIASGRSHRHVGALADHVMRALKDAGFGKARVEGLPACDWVLLDAGDVVVHLFRPEVRSFYNIEKIWSVSSNHTVDSH, via the coding sequence ATCGACCAAAGTACCGCCGATTTCGAGGAAACCTCGCTCGAAACCCTCATCCTGAACAAGCTGGATGATGATAAGGCGCAGGACATCGTGTGCATCGACCTGCGCGGCAAAAGCTCGGTGGCCGACACCCTGATCATCGCTTCGGGCCGTTCTCACCGCCACGTCGGCGCTCTGGCCGATCACGTCATGCGCGCGCTGAAAGACGCGGGCTTCGGCAAGGCGCGCGTCGAAGGTCTGCCGGCCTGCGACTGGGTGCTGCTCGATGCCGGCGACGTGGTGGTCCACCTGTTCCGCCCAGAAGTACGCAGCTTCTACAATATCGAAAAGATCTGGTCGGTATCGTCGAACCACACGGTCGATAGCCACTAA
- the rlmH gene encoding 23S rRNA (pseudouridine(1915)-N(3))-methyltransferase RlmH, translated as MKLILAAVGKLGNTPENTLTRDYLSRATLSGRPLGLGPAELLEIEPKKTAKSQDSALNKAREAEAIRAALGDGVCLITCDERGELLTSRQIAQRVDKLKDSGERKLAFLIGGADGLDAELVKSARFSLAFGPQTWPHALVRLMLAEQMYRATTILAGSPYHRD; from the coding sequence ATGAAACTTATCCTCGCCGCCGTCGGCAAGCTCGGCAACACCCCGGAAAATACCCTGACGCGCGACTATCTCAGCCGCGCCACCCTGAGCGGCCGTCCGCTGGGCCTGGGTCCGGCGGAACTGCTGGAGATCGAGCCGAAAAAGACCGCAAAGTCTCAGGACTCCGCGCTCAACAAGGCGCGGGAAGCCGAGGCCATTCGTGCGGCCTTGGGCGACGGCGTGTGCCTGATCACCTGCGACGAACGCGGCGAGCTTCTGACCTCGCGTCAGATTGCCCAGCGCGTCGATAAGCTGAAAGATTCCGGGGAGCGCAAGTTGGCCTTTCTGATCGGCGGGGCCGACGGGCTCGATGCCGAACTGGTTAAATCGGCGCGCTTTTCGCTGGCCTTCGGGCCGCAGACCTGGCCGCACGCCTTGGTGCGGCTGATGCTGGCCGAGCAGATGTACCGGGCGACGACGATCCTCGCCGGATCACCGTACCATAGAGATTAA
- a CDS encoding HPr family phosphocarrier protein, which produces MSDTTPITARVEIVNDKGLHARASAKFVKTAAQFDAQIYVLKDESRVDAQSIMGLLMLAASKGTFIDIEAEGEQAQAAVQALVALVSDRFGEES; this is translated from the coding sequence ATGAGCGACACCACTCCCATCACGGCGCGCGTCGAAATCGTCAACGACAAGGGGCTGCACGCCCGCGCCTCTGCCAAGTTCGTCAAGACCGCGGCACAGTTCGACGCACAGATTTACGTGCTCAAAGACGAGTCGCGCGTCGATGCGCAGTCGATCATGGGCCTGCTGATGCTGGCGGCGTCCAAAGGTACCTTTATCGACATCGAGGCCGAGGGCGAACAGGCACAGGCCGCCGTCCAGGCGCTGGTGGCGCTGGTGTCCGACCGCTTCGGGGAAGAGTCCTGA
- a CDS encoding YaiI/YqxD family protein, which translates to MPITLYIDADACPVKDETYKVAGRYGLRTVVVSNSFIQIPKSPLIERMIVDAGPDIADDWIADQATAHDVVITNDIPLAGRVLAKQAYAIAPNGRAFTPDSIGAALSQRALMEHIRSTGEITGGPSPFSAANRSQFLQTLDQVVVKARRLKP; encoded by the coding sequence TTGCCCATCACCCTCTATATCGATGCCGATGCCTGTCCGGTGAAGGACGAAACCTACAAGGTCGCCGGGCGCTATGGGCTGCGCACCGTCGTGGTGTCGAACAGCTTTATCCAGATCCCCAAATCGCCCCTGATCGAACGTATGATCGTCGATGCCGGTCCGGACATTGCCGACGACTGGATCGCGGATCAGGCGACCGCGCACGACGTGGTCATCACCAACGATATTCCGTTGGCCGGACGGGTGCTGGCCAAACAGGCCTATGCCATTGCCCCCAATGGTCGCGCCTTTACGCCCGATTCCATCGGCGCTGCCCTGTCGCAGCGGGCCCTGATGGAGCATATCCGCTCGACTGGTGAAATCACCGGCGGGCCGTCGCCCTTTTCCGCCGCCAACCGCTCGCAGTTTCTGCAAACCCTCGATCAGGTGGTGGTCAAGGCGCGCCGCCTGAAACCCTGA
- a CDS encoding M2 family metallopeptidase, with the protein MRRLLVSVAGPALVAGVVLSGCATVPAAAPIADTPKTEAPKAPALTETPAPASAAAPTAAEAKAYVEEAEQKLGDLGEYAARVQWVRATYITHDTMWLESKANAQLTEEGVKYAMGAAKFNDVAVDEVTRRKLNLLRLSLVLPAADRPGAADEMAKLSTSLDSTYATGKFSYKGKVYTLDDASNVMAESRDPATLRAMFEGWRTVSVPMKGDYTRLAELANEGAKGLGFADTGALWRSGYDMPPDAFAADTDRLWGQVEPFYKNLHCYVRSRLNEKYGDAVQPKSGPIRADLLGNMWAQDWANIYDIVAPKGMKGSSYSLDKLLVQKKYTPEKMVKTGEGFYTSIGLPPLPQTFWERSQITRPKDREVVCHASAWDLDNRDDIRIKMCTQVNAEDFYTVHHELGHNYYQRAYKDQPFLFKNGANDGFHEAIGDFIGLSSVTPVYLNQIGLLDKVPGEEEDIPYLLKMALQKVAFLPFGLMVDRWRWEVYSGKITPAQYNTRWWELVQQYQGLVPPGVRPTDAFDPGAKYHVPGNVPYTRYFLAHIYQFQFQQAACDQIGWKGPLHRCSIYGHKEVGQKLNAMLEMGQSKPWPEAMAAFTGQREGDASAVAAYFKPLNEWLIKQNAGQNCGW; encoded by the coding sequence ATGCGGCGTCTTCTGGTTTCCGTAGCAGGTCCGGCGCTGGTGGCCGGCGTGGTGTTATCAGGCTGTGCGACGGTGCCCGCCGCGGCCCCGATTGCCGACACCCCCAAAACCGAAGCGCCAAAGGCTCCGGCCCTGACCGAGACTCCCGCCCCGGCCTCCGCCGCCGCGCCGACCGCTGCCGAGGCCAAGGCCTATGTCGAAGAGGCGGAACAGAAGCTGGGTGACCTTGGTGAGTACGCCGCCCGCGTGCAGTGGGTGCGCGCCACCTACATCACCCACGACACCATGTGGCTGGAATCGAAAGCCAATGCGCAACTGACCGAAGAGGGCGTCAAATACGCCATGGGGGCGGCGAAGTTCAACGACGTGGCCGTCGATGAGGTCACGCGGCGCAAGTTGAACCTGTTGCGCCTGTCTCTGGTTCTGCCCGCTGCTGACCGTCCGGGGGCCGCCGATGAGATGGCCAAGCTCTCAACCTCGCTCGATTCCACCTACGCCACAGGCAAGTTCAGCTATAAGGGCAAGGTCTATACGCTGGACGACGCCTCGAACGTGATGGCCGAATCCCGCGACCCGGCCACCCTGCGCGCCATGTTCGAAGGCTGGCGCACCGTGTCTGTGCCGATGAAGGGCGACTATACGCGCCTCGCCGAACTGGCCAATGAAGGGGCGAAGGGGCTGGGCTTTGCCGACACGGGAGCCCTGTGGCGCTCCGGCTACGACATGCCGCCCGATGCCTTTGCGGCCGATACCGACCGCCTGTGGGGGCAGGTTGAGCCCTTCTACAAGAACCTGCACTGCTATGTGCGCAGCCGCCTCAATGAGAAGTACGGCGACGCGGTGCAGCCGAAATCCGGCCCCATCCGTGCCGACCTGCTCGGCAATATGTGGGCGCAGGACTGGGCCAACATCTATGACATCGTGGCCCCCAAGGGCATGAAGGGCTCGTCCTATTCGCTGGACAAGCTGCTGGTGCAAAAGAAGTACACGCCGGAAAAGATGGTGAAGACCGGCGAAGGCTTCTACACCTCGATCGGCCTGCCGCCCCTGCCCCAGACCTTCTGGGAGCGCTCGCAGATCACCCGTCCGAAAGACCGCGAAGTCGTCTGCCACGCCTCGGCCTGGGACCTCGATAACCGCGACGATATCCGCATCAAGATGTGTACGCAGGTCAATGCGGAGGACTTCTATACGGTCCACCACGAACTGGGGCACAACTATTATCAGCGCGCCTATAAGGATCAGCCCTTCCTGTTCAAGAACGGTGCCAATGACGGCTTCCATGAGGCCATCGGTGACTTTATCGGCCTGTCGTCGGTGACGCCGGTCTATCTCAATCAGATCGGCCTTCTGGACAAGGTGCCGGGGGAGGAAGAGGACATCCCCTACCTGCTGAAAATGGCCCTGCAAAAGGTGGCCTTCCTGCCGTTCGGCCTGATGGTCGATCGCTGGCGCTGGGAAGTCTATTCCGGCAAGATCACCCCGGCGCAGTATAATACGCGCTGGTGGGAGCTGGTGCAGCAGTATCAGGGCCTTGTGCCGCCGGGTGTGCGTCCGACCGACGCCTTCGATCCGGGGGCCAAGTATCACGTGCCGGGCAATGTGCCCTATACGCGCTACTTCCTGGCCCACATCTATCAGTTCCAGTTCCAGCAGGCCGCCTGCGACCAGATCGGCTGGAAAGGCCCGCTGCACCGCTGCTCGATCTATGGCCATAAGGAGGTCGGCCAGAAGCTGAACGCCATGCTGGAAATGGGTCAGTCGAAGCCGTGGCCCGAAGCCATGGCGGCCTTTACGGGTCAGCGCGAAGGCGATGCTTCGGCCGTGGCGGCCTATTTCAAGCCGCTCAATGAGTGGCTGATCAAGCAAAACGCCGGGCAAAACTGCGGGTGGTAA
- a CDS encoding isopenicillin N synthase family dioxygenase has protein sequence MMSSPTALYDSAPLSTAPSIEPVPLSLYDSDVDAFAHKLGASFERYGFAVLSGLFEPNGAGLDKGLVDKAYALTKDFFDLPVETKLQYDGRSGGGQRGYTAFGIETAKGYKAHDLKEFWHVGRDLPADHPYRDHMADNVWPAEVPEFKPTFQTLYAEMDGLGKKVLKAIAIHLKLAPDFFDDKVKYGNSILRMLHYPPVTEAGASVRAGAHGDINAITLLMGAEEPGLQLLDRDGSWLPITPPPGAIVINIGDMLSRLTNHVLPSTIHRVVNPAEARKGFSRYSMPFFLHFESPYLIETLPGCISEDRPDQYAGQSITAHDFLQQRLREIKLA, from the coding sequence ATGATGTCGTCGCCCACCGCGCTTTACGATTCCGCCCCCCTGTCCACCGCGCCGTCTATCGAGCCCGTGCCGCTGTCATTGTACGACAGCGATGTGGACGCCTTTGCGCACAAGCTGGGCGCGTCGTTTGAACGTTATGGCTTTGCGGTGTTGTCGGGCCTGTTTGAGCCGAACGGCGCGGGTCTCGACAAGGGGCTGGTCGATAAGGCCTATGCCCTGACCAAAGACTTCTTCGATCTGCCGGTCGAAACCAAGTTGCAATATGATGGCCGCAGCGGCGGCGGTCAGCGCGGCTATACCGCCTTTGGCATCGAAACGGCCAAGGGCTATAAGGCGCATGACCTGAAGGAATTCTGGCACGTCGGGCGTGACCTGCCGGCCGATCACCCCTATCGCGACCATATGGCCGACAATGTGTGGCCCGCCGAAGTGCCAGAGTTCAAGCCGACCTTCCAGACGCTGTATGCGGAGATGGACGGGCTGGGCAAAAAGGTGCTGAAGGCCATCGCCATCCACCTCAAACTCGCGCCGGACTTCTTCGATGACAAGGTGAAGTACGGTAATTCCATCCTGCGGATGCTGCACTATCCGCCGGTGACCGAGGCGGGCGCGTCGGTGCGCGCCGGGGCGCACGGCGACATCAACGCCATTACCCTGCTGATGGGAGCCGAAGAACCCGGTCTGCAACTGCTGGATCGTGACGGCTCGTGGCTGCCCATCACGCCGCCGCCGGGGGCCATCGTCATCAATATCGGCGACATGCTGTCGCGCCTGACCAACCACGTCCTGCCTTCGACCATCCACCGCGTGGTCAATCCGGCCGAAGCGCGCAAGGGCTTCTCACGCTATTCGATGCCCTTCTTCCTGCACTTTGAGAGCCCCTACCTGATCGAGACCCTGCCTGGCTGCATCTCCGAAGACCGCCCGGACCAGTATGCCGGTCAGTCGATCACGGCCCACGACTTCCTCCAGCAACGCCTGCGGGAAATCAAGCTGGCGTAG
- a CDS encoding S1C family serine protease, with protein MGRSIQSIGRVLAAGIVALTALVCAPVSAQILPPPPADAEPLAAIDPALQPVNSTKALSASEQSVVRVLVVYRGYGGVPLDSVGMGSGFVVAPGYIVTNYHVIETPPEATSAEIYIVPHKGTGAAYQQVTLVKPWLEGDLALLRADGLKIPPLKLSLVPQKNQRIVAMGYPGITDRLLKRGGTELLEPADAYVTQGSIALFASTNPDGSRVDTLFHTAPINPGNSGGPLMDECGQVVGVNTWSAVSTLSETGDMDVPAGQYVATHVSALYTFLQSTGVSVQTTSEPCYAKSEDEIIKDDGLSRALAAYRDAQAKRLEEQRKAEQMNALMDQLQLGVLVLLSVLVVVLIALIIRRRHPPKPKTPHTEAEAPHADTHPHKTKTEKVHHKHPFPWGWVALAVFVVLIAAAFVLRESPVVQKMSQKAEVDAAKVGPVRLTCDVDLKASPKPLAGVGPTDFEFDAAHACVNGRTPYEVQANGTLLRFTVSDSDPTAARLELSRDGLTFKRSDYRLTPEQHRDYVAQRAALGSLRCASGKDAGQAEALKDNMRKVRQLAQSFLTFAPETETVWKCRKAPDPTAPKP; from the coding sequence GTGGGCAGGTCCATTCAGAGTATAGGTCGTGTTCTGGCGGCGGGGATAGTGGCCCTGACGGCGCTTGTCTGTGCGCCCGTTTCCGCTCAGATTCTGCCGCCGCCTCCGGCCGATGCCGAGCCGCTGGCCGCGATTGACCCGGCCCTGCAACCCGTCAATTCGACCAAGGCCCTGAGCGCTTCGGAACAGTCGGTGGTGCGCGTTCTGGTCGTCTATCGCGGCTATGGCGGGGTGCCGCTCGATTCGGTCGGCATGGGGTCGGGCTTTGTCGTGGCACCGGGCTATATTGTCACCAACTACCACGTCATCGAAACGCCGCCCGAAGCCACCTCGGCTGAAATCTATATCGTGCCGCACAAGGGCACCGGTGCCGCCTATCAGCAGGTGACGCTGGTCAAGCCGTGGCTGGAGGGCGATCTGGCGCTGTTGCGCGCCGACGGGCTGAAAATCCCGCCACTCAAACTGTCTCTGGTGCCGCAGAAGAACCAGCGCATCGTGGCCATGGGCTATCCGGGCATTACCGACCGCCTGCTGAAGCGCGGCGGCACCGAGCTGCTGGAGCCCGCCGACGCCTATGTGACGCAAGGCTCCATCGCCCTGTTTGCCTCGACCAATCCGGACGGTTCGCGCGTCGATACCCTGTTCCACACGGCGCCGATCAACCCCGGCAATTCCGGTGGTCCTTTGATGGATGAATGCGGTCAGGTGGTGGGTGTCAACACCTGGTCGGCGGTATCCACCCTGTCGGAAACCGGCGATATGGACGTGCCGGCGGGGCAGTATGTGGCGACCCACGTGTCGGCGCTCTACACCTTCCTGCAATCGACCGGCGTGTCGGTGCAGACCACCTCTGAGCCCTGCTACGCCAAGTCGGAAGACGAAATCATCAAGGATGATGGCCTGTCACGCGCGCTGGCCGCCTATCGCGATGCGCAGGCCAAGCGTCTGGAGGAACAGCGCAAGGCCGAACAGATGAACGCCCTGATGGATCAGTTGCAACTGGGCGTTCTGGTCCTGTTGTCGGTGCTGGTCGTGGTGCTGATCGCGTTGATCATCCGCCGTCGCCATCCGCCGAAGCCGAAGACACCGCATACCGAGGCCGAGGCACCGCACGCCGACACGCATCCGCATAAGACCAAAACCGAAAAAGTACACCACAAGCACCCCTTCCCGTGGGGCTGGGTCGCGCTGGCCGTGTTTGTGGTGCTGATCGCCGCCGCCTTTGTCCTGCGCGAAAGCCCGGTGGTACAGAAGATGTCGCAAAAGGCCGAGGTCGATGCCGCCAAGGTCGGGCCGGTGCGCCTGACCTGCGATGTGGACCTCAAGGCCTCGCCCAAGCCGCTGGCCGGCGTCGGGCCGACGGATTTTGAATTTGATGCGGCCCATGCCTGCGTCAATGGCCGCACGCCTTACGAAGTGCAGGCCAATGGCACCCTACTGCGCTTTACCGTGTCGGACTCCGACCCCACGGCGGCGCGGCTTGAGCTGTCGCGCGATGGCCTGACCTTCAAACGCAGCGACTATCGCCTGACGCCCGAACAGCACCGCGACTATGTGGCTCAGCGGGCGGCTCTGGGGTCACTGCGCTGCGCATCCGGCAAGGATGCGGGGCAGGCCGAGGCGCTGAAGGACAATATGCGCAAGGTGCGGCAACTGGCGCAATCCTTCCTCACCTTCGCACCGGAAACCGAAACCGTGTGGAAGTGCCGCAAGGCCCCGGACCCGACCGCGCCCAAGCCCTGA
- a CDS encoding OmpA family protein, whose product MRNKALIALAGVALMTAACTTTDPVTGEVVRDNTKTNALIGAAVGAGLGYATNTNKGEQGRKNAVIGAGIGALAGAAVGQYMDKQQAELRRELAGTNVTVTRNGDNIILNMPSDVTFASGSASIDASFYPVLNDVASILNKYPSTYVDIVGHADSTGSDAINEPLSEDRANSTAAYLTSRGVVNQRLFVAGIGSRQPIASNATPEGRAKNRRVEITLRPVQE is encoded by the coding sequence ATGCGTAATAAGGCTCTGATCGCCCTGGCGGGTGTCGCCTTGATGACCGCCGCCTGCACCACCACTGACCCGGTCACCGGCGAAGTCGTGCGCGACAACACCAAGACCAATGCCCTCATCGGGGCCGCCGTCGGCGCAGGCCTCGGCTACGCCACCAACACCAACAAGGGTGAGCAGGGCCGCAAGAACGCCGTCATCGGTGCCGGTATCGGCGCTCTGGCCGGGGCGGCCGTCGGGCAATACATGGACAAGCAGCAGGCCGAACTGCGCCGTGAGCTGGCCGGGACCAATGTCACCGTGACGCGCAATGGCGACAACATCATCCTCAACATGCCGTCGGACGTGACCTTTGCGTCGGGCAGCGCCTCGATCGACGCCAGCTTCTACCCGGTGCTGAACGACGTGGCGTCGATCCTGAACAAGTACCCGTCCACCTATGTCGATATTGTCGGTCACGCCGACTCGACCGGCTCTGACGCCATCAATGAGCCGCTGTCGGAAGATCGCGCCAACTCGACGGCGGCCTACCTGACCAGCCGCGGCGTGGTCAATCAGCGCCTGTTCGTCGCCGGCATAGGCTCGCGTCAGCCGATCGCCTCGAACGCCACGCCGGAAGGCCGTGCCAAGAACCGCCGTGTGGAGATTACGCTACGCCCGGTGCAGGAATAG
- a CDS encoding WecB/TagA/CpsF family glycosyltransferase, whose amino-acid sequence MKPSCRLLPVHRVALMGAQMDVVTPDMVMDFIAGTRGRQTIIANHNLHSLYLFQKSAEMRRFYAQADLIEIDSTPLILWGKLMGHEMSRVHRCTYLDFREDFWARAAQEGWRVFHVGGAPEHNGLSKEAILRRHPRVKLEVRSGYFDVKGPENDALLKDIAAHKPDVLLVGMGMPRQELWILNALDRLPACAILPVGAAFDYEAGVMYTPPRWAGQWGIEWLVRFAHEPKRLFSRYFIEPWTLIPCALSDLFRRRRAPVNQYESGARHNP is encoded by the coding sequence ATGAAACCCTCATGCCGCCTTTTGCCTGTGCATCGTGTCGCCCTGATGGGGGCGCAGATGGACGTCGTGACGCCCGATATGGTCATGGACTTTATCGCGGGCACACGCGGGCGGCAGACCATTATCGCCAACCACAATCTGCACAGCCTCTACCTCTTTCAGAAAAGCGCCGAGATGCGCCGCTTTTACGCACAGGCCGACCTGATCGAGATAGACTCCACCCCGCTGATCCTGTGGGGCAAGCTGATGGGGCACGAGATGAGTCGCGTCCATCGCTGCACCTATCTCGACTTCCGCGAAGACTTCTGGGCGCGCGCTGCGCAAGAGGGCTGGCGCGTGTTTCATGTCGGCGGGGCCCCGGAACATAACGGCCTTTCGAAAGAGGCCATACTGCGCCGTCACCCGCGCGTGAAGCTTGAGGTGCGCAGCGGTTATTTCGACGTCAAGGGCCCCGAAAACGACGCCCTGCTTAAGGACATTGCCGCGCATAAGCCCGATGTGCTGCTGGTCGGCATGGGGATGCCGCGTCAGGAGCTGTGGATTCTCAATGCGCTCGACCGCCTGCCCGCCTGCGCCATCCTGCCGGTCGGAGCGGCCTTCGATTACGAGGCCGGGGTGATGTACACGCCGCCGCGCTGGGCCGGGCAGTGGGGTATTGAATGGCTGGTGCGCTTTGCCCACGAACCCAAACGCCTGTTCAGCCGCTATTTCATCGAACCGTGGACGCTGATCCCCTGCGCCCTGTCCGATCTGTTCCGTCGTCGCCGGGCACCCGTTAACCAATATGAAAGCGGCGCGCGCCACAATCCCTGA